From a single Hymenobacter sp. YIM 151500-1 genomic region:
- a CDS encoding delta-60 repeat domain-containing protein, with amino-acid sequence MDATFGTGGKVFTTFTAAPTTDAAAAVVLQPDGKLVVAGQGAAGLEIARYNPTGALDPTFGTDGKVTYLVAPPTGSPCFATNPGTVPVITYAMTLQADGKLVVAGSAASKASFVARFLPTGALDTGFGTNGITYVCGGTVAGYPVRVGRQPTGELLVMAHRVGINSGNYPIGAGNPAVYRLQANGTLDNSYVGDLGRSYARFTDGFVDNAGRAIAVGFQDVAESGSSTITRQLIVARRLPTGAADPAFGTAGVAELRQLDNAPVAGRSVSELPGGQFLVLGETRGATASLFLARFTATGTLDATFGTNGTVNLGLLTANDFTEMSLLADAKILLVGSVNNDFALRRLLPTGQPDLTYGLNSYLTVNEDAVDRLTDVVEQPDGNTVAVGFAAATATGQNSRFAVLRAARAPIGLATRGRTTTGELRVTPNPVSGHSLRVEVGGLASAPGPVTVELLSSLGQVIARTTAAPAGIGRRHTATLTMPTLPVGVYLLRARSAGSVAVTRVLMQ; translated from the coding sequence CTGGACGCCACATTTGGTACCGGCGGAAAGGTATTTACCACCTTCACGGCGGCGCCAACCACCGATGCTGCCGCCGCCGTAGTTTTGCAACCCGATGGTAAGCTAGTAGTGGCTGGGCAAGGCGCCGCGGGCCTGGAAATAGCCCGGTACAATCCCACTGGCGCCCTCGACCCCACGTTCGGCACGGATGGCAAGGTCACCTATCTTGTTGCACCGCCCACCGGTTCGCCGTGCTTTGCTACCAACCCCGGCACAGTTCCGGTTATTACCTATGCCATGACCTTACAGGCCGACGGCAAGCTGGTGGTAGCAGGTTCGGCCGCTTCGAAAGCCAGTTTTGTAGCGCGGTTTCTACCCACGGGTGCCCTCGATACCGGGTTTGGCACCAATGGCATAACCTACGTTTGCGGGGGCACGGTAGCCGGGTACCCCGTGCGCGTGGGCCGGCAGCCTACGGGCGAGTTGCTGGTAATGGCCCATCGGGTAGGCATTAATTCGGGCAACTACCCCATCGGGGCGGGCAACCCCGCCGTGTATCGGCTGCAAGCCAACGGCACTCTTGATAACAGCTATGTCGGCGACCTTGGCCGCAGCTATGCCCGCTTCACCGATGGTTTCGTTGACAACGCCGGGCGAGCCATAGCCGTGGGATTCCAGGACGTGGCGGAAAGTGGCTCCAGTACCATCACTCGCCAACTGATTGTGGCGCGCCGCCTACCCACTGGCGCAGCCGACCCGGCTTTTGGCACCGCAGGGGTAGCCGAACTGCGGCAGCTTGATAATGCCCCGGTAGCTGGCCGTTCTGTGAGCGAGCTACCCGGTGGCCAATTCCTTGTATTAGGTGAAACGCGGGGGGCTACTGCCTCCTTGTTTCTGGCCCGCTTCACCGCCACCGGCACTCTTGATGCAACGTTCGGTACCAACGGCACCGTTAACCTGGGCTTGCTGACTGCTAACGACTTCACAGAAATGAGCTTGCTAGCTGATGCCAAAATCCTGCTGGTTGGCTCCGTCAACAACGATTTTGCCCTGCGTCGGCTGCTGCCCACCGGCCAACCCGACCTCACCTATGGCCTCAATAGCTACCTGACCGTGAACGAGGACGCAGTTGACCGTTTAACCGATGTGGTAGAGCAGCCTGATGGCAACACCGTAGCTGTGGGGTTTGCAGCTGCTACGGCGACGGGCCAAAATAGCCGTTTTGCCGTGCTGCGGGCGGCCCGCGCCCCTATCGGCTTGGCTACACGGGGCCGCACTACCACCGGAGAACTGCGCGTGACGCCAAACCCAGTGAGTGGCCACTCGCTACGCGTGGAGGTAGGCGGCCTAGCTTCCGCACCTGGTCCGGTAACGGTAGAACTACTTTCGTCGCTTGGTCAGGTTATAGCTCGCACAACTGCTGCTCCTGCCGGAATTGGGCGGCGGCATACGGCCACCCTCACTATGCCTACTTTGCCCGTGGGTGTGTACCTGTTACGAGCCCGCAGCGCTGGTAGTGTTGCGGTGACTAGGGTACTAATGCAATAA
- a CDS encoding B12-binding domain-containing radical SAM protein, whose translation MLRILLITPPLTQLNTPYPATAYLKGFLGGRGYNVRQADLGLELVLKLFSREGLTRVFAAIEAGGFNLSDNARRMVRLQQSYLSTIGPVIRFLQNKDNTLAPRICHSRFLPEASRFDNVADLEAAFGTMGLTDQARHLATLYLEDLGDLIKETVGPQFGFSRYAEKLAMSATTFDALHEALQAPPNLLDQLLLELLDDLLARVQPDVVGFTVPFPGNLYGALRLAGRVKELCPATYTLMGGGYPNTELRQLQEPRFFDYIDFLTLDDGEGPWLRLLEWLAVEKERPTPSGVRSAEPQVAVRQVSLPLANSTREDEAGEMLGLRLPSVRQGGRQMEQDAPAAQLPLQRTFLRNTAGEVQYINQPYPDIPHPEVGTPDYSDLPLTEYLSVIEVLNPMHRLWSDGRWNKLTVAHGCYWKRCSFCDVTLDYISRYETAPAALLVDRIEQIIAQTGQTGFHFVDEAAPPLALRDLAVELLKRRVSITWWGNIRFEKTFTPDLCRLLAASGCIAVSGGLEVASDRLLALMEKGVTIAQVARVTDGFTQAGIMVHAYLMYGFPTQTAQETMDSLEVVRQLFEAGIVQSGYWHRFSMTAHSPVGKNPAKYQVVPVGPEPGPFAWNDLWHDDPTGTDHEQFGPGLSKALYNYLHGVALTEPLSFWFDFRVPRPTVPRQLIQQALQEPVKPDSARLNNRLFWLGHAPELRYEDTRKGRRAVLTFYEQAEDFEVKVPAAIGPWLLELLTRLSTDYDTKVLVKDAAVSYPTAAGQSFEQFLQTPAWQLLREKGLLVV comes from the coding sequence GTGCTCCGCATTCTACTCATTACCCCACCGCTTACGCAGCTGAATACGCCCTACCCGGCTACGGCGTACCTGAAAGGTTTTTTGGGCGGGCGCGGCTACAATGTGAGGCAGGCCGATCTGGGCTTGGAGCTGGTGCTAAAGCTGTTTTCGCGGGAGGGGCTGACGCGGGTGTTTGCGGCCATTGAGGCCGGCGGGTTTAACCTCAGCGACAATGCCCGCCGCATGGTGCGGCTCCAGCAGAGCTACCTGAGCACCATCGGGCCGGTTATCCGGTTTTTGCAGAACAAGGACAACACGCTGGCCCCGCGCATCTGCCATAGCCGCTTCTTACCCGAAGCCAGCCGTTTCGACAACGTAGCCGACCTGGAGGCGGCCTTCGGTACCATGGGCCTCACCGACCAGGCCCGCCACTTGGCCACGCTCTACCTCGAAGACTTGGGCGACCTAATCAAGGAAACTGTGGGGCCGCAGTTTGGCTTTTCGCGCTACGCCGAGAAGCTGGCCATGTCGGCCACCACCTTCGACGCCCTGCACGAGGCTCTGCAAGCCCCGCCCAACCTGCTGGATCAGCTGCTGCTGGAGCTGCTCGACGACCTGCTGGCTCGCGTGCAGCCCGACGTGGTAGGGTTTACGGTGCCGTTTCCGGGAAATTTGTACGGGGCCCTGCGCCTGGCGGGCCGCGTGAAGGAATTATGCCCGGCCACATACACGCTCATGGGCGGCGGCTACCCCAACACCGAGCTGCGCCAGCTGCAGGAGCCGCGCTTTTTCGACTACATCGACTTTCTGACCCTCGACGACGGCGAAGGTCCCTGGCTGCGGCTGCTAGAGTGGCTGGCAGTCGAAAAAGAACGTCCTACTCCATCTGGTGTCCGCTCTGCCGAACCGCAGGTCGCCGTTAGGCAAGTATCTCTCCCTCTAGCTAACTCTACTCGTGAGGACGAAGCGGGAGAGATGCTTGGCTTGCGTCTTCCTTCGGTTCGGCAAGGCGGACGCCAGATGGAGCAGGACGCTCCGGCGGCGCAACTCCCCCTGCAACGCACTTTTCTTCGGAATACCGCGGGCGAGGTTCAGTACATCAACCAGCCCTACCCCGACATTCCGCACCCGGAAGTGGGCACGCCGGACTACTCGGACTTGCCGCTGACGGAATACCTGTCGGTGATTGAGGTGCTGAATCCCATGCACCGCCTCTGGAGCGACGGGCGCTGGAACAAGCTCACGGTGGCCCACGGCTGCTACTGGAAGCGCTGCTCGTTCTGCGACGTGACGCTGGACTACATCAGCCGCTACGAAACCGCTCCCGCTGCCCTGCTCGTGGACCGCATCGAGCAGATTATTGCCCAAACCGGCCAGACTGGCTTTCACTTCGTGGACGAGGCCGCCCCGCCCCTGGCCCTGCGCGACCTGGCCGTGGAGCTGCTGAAGCGCCGCGTGAGCATCACGTGGTGGGGCAACATCCGGTTTGAGAAAACCTTCACGCCCGACCTGTGCCGCCTGCTGGCCGCCAGTGGCTGCATTGCCGTGAGCGGCGGACTGGAAGTGGCCTCCGACCGGCTGCTGGCCCTCATGGAAAAGGGCGTAACCATTGCCCAGGTGGCCCGCGTGACAGATGGCTTCACGCAAGCAGGCATCATGGTGCACGCCTACCTCATGTACGGCTTCCCCACTCAGACCGCCCAGGAAACCATGGACTCCTTGGAAGTGGTACGGCAGCTGTTCGAGGCCGGCATTGTGCAGAGTGGCTACTGGCACCGCTTTTCGATGACGGCCCACTCGCCGGTGGGCAAAAACCCGGCGAAGTACCAGGTGGTACCCGTGGGTCCCGAGCCCGGCCCCTTTGCTTGGAACGACCTCTGGCACGACGACCCCACCGGCACCGACCACGAGCAGTTCGGGCCCGGCCTGAGCAAAGCCCTGTACAACTACCTGCACGGCGTAGCCCTCACTGAGCCGCTCAGCTTCTGGTTTGATTTCCGAGTGCCGCGCCCCACGGTGCCGCGCCAGCTTATCCAGCAAGCCCTTCAAGAACCGGTCAAACCCGATTCTGCTCGTCTTAATAACCGCTTGTTCTGGCTGGGCCACGCCCCCGAGCTGCGCTACGAAGACACTCGGAAAGGCCGCCGCGCCGTGCTTACGTTTTATGAACAGGCCGAGGACTTCGAGGTGAAAGTGCCTGCTGCTATAGGCCCCTGGCTGCTGGAGCTGCTTACGCGCCTCAGCACCGATTACGACACCAAAGTGCTAGTGAAAGATGCTGCCGTCTCCTACCCGACTGCCGCCGGTCAATCGTTTGAGCAGTTTCTGCAAACGCCGGCGTGGCAGTTGCTGCGGGAAAAGGGGTTGCTGGTGGTGTAG
- a CDS encoding AraC family transcriptional regulator produces the protein MKTTLLHIRNMVCPRCIDAVRSLLEQAGYRPTDVQLGQAQLDHTTPADPASVAPLLREAGFDVLMGRAEQLTEQIKTALVEYLDHLRTARMPLTTSAFLTDRFAATYSHLSKVFSRTANLTIEKYLIRLKIEQVKEMLSYNEMTLSEIAEQLRYSSGQHLSNQFRQVTGRSVSEFRRDLLPKRLSLDQLA, from the coding sequence GTGAAAACAACGCTCCTCCACATCAGAAACATGGTTTGCCCGCGTTGCATTGATGCCGTGCGCAGCCTTTTGGAACAAGCTGGTTACCGGCCCACCGACGTGCAGCTGGGCCAGGCTCAACTCGACCACACTACCCCCGCCGACCCGGCCTCGGTGGCGCCACTGCTGCGCGAAGCCGGCTTCGATGTGCTGATGGGCCGGGCCGAGCAGCTGACCGAGCAAATCAAAACCGCTTTGGTTGAGTACCTCGACCACCTGCGCACGGCCCGCATGCCGCTCACTACCTCGGCCTTCCTCACCGACCGGTTTGCCGCTACCTACTCCCACCTGAGCAAGGTGTTTTCGCGCACAGCCAACCTAACCATTGAGAAGTACCTGATCCGCCTCAAGATTGAGCAGGTTAAGGAAATGCTCAGCTACAACGAAATGACCCTAAGCGAAATAGCCGAGCAGCTGCGCTACAGCTCCGGCCAGCACCTCAGCAACCAGTTCCGCCAGGTGACGGGCCGTTCCGTCAGCGAATTCCGCCGCGACCTGCTGCCCAAGCGGTTGTCCTTAGACCAGCTGGCCTGA
- a CDS encoding DUF5074 domain-containing protein has product MTCFSSLSRTPLLRLLLGTAATFSLAACDPDKDPEPTEQPIVTKSVFVVNEGNFMRSNADISLFSKASATVTNRTLFSSTNGRALGDVAQSMAVQDSLGYIVVNNSNKVEVVSLAKFRSKATIAGLKLPRYFAAASSAKGYVTETVSYSASAGQVSVLDLKTNAVTKTIAVGRQPEQLLVAGSRLYVTNSGENTVTVINTTTDAVEGTIPVGDAPNSLALDRNGNVWVLCGGRVAYNPDFSVDYARTTKGSLALITPDQLTATKREVESNRSAPGRLTINGARNQLYYTYQNGVYTLGIGDANLPTAPLIRRRFYGLGVDPQDNAIYGGIGSFTAADKVIRYRSNGAAIDSFTVNIGPNGFVFY; this is encoded by the coding sequence ATGACCTGCTTTTCCTCTCTTTCGCGCACTCCCCTTCTGCGCCTGCTGCTAGGCACCGCCGCCACCTTCAGCCTCGCCGCCTGCGACCCGGACAAGGACCCCGAGCCCACCGAGCAGCCCATTGTCACCAAGTCTGTATTTGTGGTGAATGAAGGCAACTTTATGCGCTCCAACGCCGACATCAGCCTGTTCAGTAAGGCCAGCGCCACCGTCACCAACCGCACCCTGTTTAGCAGCACCAACGGCCGGGCCCTCGGCGACGTGGCCCAGAGCATGGCCGTGCAGGATAGCCTCGGCTACATCGTGGTCAACAACAGCAACAAAGTGGAGGTCGTGTCCCTGGCCAAGTTTCGGTCCAAGGCCACTATTGCGGGCCTGAAGCTGCCCCGCTACTTCGCGGCGGCTTCGTCGGCCAAGGGCTACGTGACGGAAACCGTGTCGTACTCAGCTTCGGCCGGGCAGGTGTCGGTGCTGGACCTGAAAACCAACGCGGTGACCAAAACCATTGCCGTAGGCCGGCAGCCTGAGCAGCTGCTGGTGGCTGGCTCCCGCCTCTACGTCACCAACAGCGGCGAAAACACGGTTACGGTCATCAACACCACGACCGACGCCGTGGAAGGCACCATACCGGTGGGCGACGCGCCCAACAGCCTAGCCCTGGACCGCAACGGCAATGTGTGGGTGCTGTGTGGCGGCCGGGTGGCCTATAACCCCGACTTCTCCGTGGATTACGCCCGCACCACCAAGGGCAGCCTGGCCCTGATTACGCCCGACCAGCTCACCGCCACCAAGCGCGAAGTGGAATCGAACCGCAGCGCCCCCGGCCGGCTGACCATCAACGGGGCCCGCAACCAGCTATACTATACCTACCAGAACGGCGTGTACACGCTGGGCATCGGCGACGCCAACCTGCCCACCGCCCCCCTGATTCGCCGCCGCTTCTACGGCCTGGGCGTCGACCCACAGGATAACGCCATCTATGGCGGCATCGGCTCCTTCACCGCCGCCGATAAGGTGATTCGCTACCGCAGCAACGGCGCAGCCATCGACTCCTTCACCGTCAACATTGGCCCGAACGGCTTTGTGTTTTATTAG
- a CDS encoding TonB-dependent receptor plug domain-containing protein yields MAARTGLGQAPSTADSAAVSPQQLPTVRVQATRIERFSVGSRRLTLDSLALAPYRTGTLTDVLGARTAIHLRNYGPGQLSSITLRGTSARHTAVLWQGFNINLPSLGEADFALLPTLGNTQVDIQPGPAGATYGNGAVGGTVLLSSAVRWGAGWHGAAQVEGGSFGLHAGTMEAGFSNQKLALRTTLLYRQADNDFPYFAQEAAGLVRHRQQNAAFRQASFTQDLTLRLGQRGELTAAAWLTDADRQIQPGIGTNNTHGREWDQSRRFTAGYRHLSPRHEWTGRVAWFEDVLNYRDDVSGLSESRVRTTQAQAEHTWNLRPNASVRLGAETQHFAAQVDGYGADPRIEDRFSGFLLLRYDPRPRLRLSANLRQAVLPGRQPPLTPTAGLEWEALRRGPHLLTLKGSASRSYRAPTLNERYWRPGGNPDLLPEHSLGYEAGLGHILDWPAPSLRLQTELTAYRQLVDNWVQWTPGATYWSPRNLRQVRAQGLEASSQLTWRPGAYQLTARATYAFTQSEKTRGTAADSDPVGRQLPFVPRHTAALSTDHAWRGWQLGSTLTFTGYRYTDASATSFLPSFLLLNASVGRILAVHPAWRLVVLAQGYNLTNQTYQSYQNRAMPLRHGALSLRVLWR; encoded by the coding sequence TTGGCGGCGCGTACCGGTCTGGGCCAGGCTCCGTCCACGGCCGACTCCGCCGCGGTGAGTCCCCAGCAGCTGCCGACTGTGCGCGTGCAGGCCACCCGCATTGAGCGGTTCAGCGTGGGCAGCCGCCGGCTTACCCTCGACTCGCTGGCCCTGGCCCCTTACCGCACCGGCACACTCACCGACGTGCTCGGTGCCCGCACGGCCATTCACCTCCGAAATTACGGCCCCGGCCAGCTGTCCTCCATCACGCTGCGCGGTACCTCGGCCCGCCACACGGCCGTGCTCTGGCAAGGCTTCAATATCAACCTGCCTTCCCTGGGTGAGGCCGACTTTGCCCTGCTGCCCACGCTAGGCAACACGCAGGTAGATATCCAGCCCGGACCCGCAGGAGCCACGTACGGCAACGGCGCCGTGGGCGGCACGGTGCTGCTCAGTTCCGCGGTGCGCTGGGGTGCGGGCTGGCACGGGGCGGCGCAGGTTGAGGGCGGCAGCTTTGGCCTACATGCTGGCACGATGGAAGCCGGCTTCAGCAATCAGAAACTCGCCCTGCGCACCACGCTGCTCTACCGCCAGGCGGATAACGACTTCCCCTACTTTGCTCAGGAAGCTGCCGGCCTCGTGCGCCACCGCCAGCAGAACGCCGCCTTCCGCCAGGCCAGCTTCACCCAGGACCTAACTCTGCGCCTGGGCCAGCGCGGGGAGCTGACGGCTGCCGCCTGGCTGACCGACGCTGACCGGCAGATTCAGCCCGGCATCGGCACCAACAACACCCACGGCCGGGAATGGGACCAGAGCCGCCGCTTCACGGCCGGCTACCGCCACCTGAGCCCCCGCCACGAGTGGACGGGCCGCGTAGCCTGGTTTGAAGACGTGCTCAATTACCGCGACGACGTGAGCGGGCTGAGCGAGTCCCGGGTGCGCACCACCCAGGCCCAGGCCGAGCACACTTGGAACCTACGCCCCAACGCCTCAGTGCGCCTGGGTGCCGAAACTCAGCACTTTGCGGCCCAGGTGGACGGGTACGGCGCAGACCCGCGGATAGAAGACCGGTTTTCGGGCTTTCTGCTGCTGCGCTACGATCCGCGGCCCCGCCTGCGGCTGTCGGCCAACCTGCGCCAGGCCGTGCTGCCCGGCCGCCAGCCCCCGCTCACGCCTACGGCTGGGCTGGAATGGGAGGCTCTGCGCCGGGGGCCGCACCTGCTTACACTGAAAGGAAGCGCCTCGCGCAGCTACCGGGCTCCTACCCTGAACGAACGGTATTGGCGCCCCGGCGGCAACCCCGACCTGCTGCCCGAGCACAGCTTGGGCTACGAAGCGGGCTTGGGGCATATCCTGGACTGGCCGGCACCCAGCTTGCGCCTGCAAACCGAACTCACCGCCTACCGCCAACTCGTTGATAACTGGGTGCAGTGGACGCCGGGGGCTACGTACTGGTCGCCGCGCAACCTGCGGCAGGTGCGGGCTCAGGGCCTGGAAGCCAGCAGCCAGCTCACGTGGCGGCCGGGTGCCTACCAGCTCACGGCGCGAGCCACGTACGCCTTCACCCAATCGGAGAAAACCCGCGGCACGGCCGCCGACTCCGACCCGGTGGGCCGGCAGCTGCCCTTCGTGCCCCGGCACACGGCCGCCTTGAGCACCGACCATGCCTGGCGGGGCTGGCAGCTGGGTTCCACGCTCACCTTCACCGGCTACCGCTACACCGACGCCTCGGCCACCAGCTTTCTGCCTTCTTTCCTGCTGCTGAATGCTTCCGTGGGCCGCATACTGGCCGTGCATCCGGCCTGGCGGCTGGTAGTGCTGGCGCAAGGCTACAACCTCACCAACCAGACTTACCAGAGCTACCAGAACCGCGCTATGCCACTCCGCCACGGGGCCCTGAGCCTGCGGGTGCTGTGGCGCTGA